A region of Streptomyces sp. NBC_01788 DNA encodes the following proteins:
- the rocD gene encoding ornithine--oxo-acid transaminase, translated as MTAPARTRTSAELIEAEEPVLAHNYHPLPVVVARAEGSWVEDVEGRRYLDMLAGYSALNFGHRHPVLTEAAHRQLDLLTLTSRAFHNDRLAGFAERLAALTGQDMVLPMNTGAEAVESGIKVARKWAYEVKGVPADRATIVVAADNFHGRTTTIVSFSTDETARSGFGPFTPGFKIVPYNDPAALEAAVDETTAAVLIEPIQGEAGVLIPDDGYLAGVRELTRRKGCLFIADEIQSGLGRTGRTLAVDHEDVVPDVLLLGKALGGGIVPVSAVVGSREVLGVLRPGEHGSTFGGNPLAAAVGTAVVGLLETGEFQLRAAELGKVLHEGLVELVGRGVVGFRSRGLWAGVDVDPAIGTGREIGERLMREGVLAKDTHGSTIRLAPPLTITEEELRSALASLEKVLAA; from the coding sequence ATGACCGCACCCGCCCGTACCCGTACCTCCGCGGAGCTGATCGAGGCCGAGGAGCCGGTCCTCGCGCACAACTACCATCCGCTCCCCGTGGTCGTGGCCCGCGCCGAGGGCAGCTGGGTGGAGGACGTCGAGGGGCGCCGCTACCTCGACATGCTGGCCGGCTACTCGGCGCTGAACTTCGGTCACCGCCACCCCGTGCTGACGGAGGCGGCCCACCGTCAGCTCGACCTGCTCACCCTCACCTCGCGGGCGTTCCACAACGACCGTCTCGCCGGGTTCGCCGAGCGGCTCGCGGCGCTGACGGGGCAGGACATGGTGCTGCCGATGAACACCGGCGCCGAGGCGGTGGAGAGCGGCATCAAGGTCGCCCGCAAGTGGGCGTACGAGGTCAAGGGCGTCCCGGCCGACCGGGCGACGATCGTGGTCGCGGCGGACAACTTCCACGGCCGTACGACGACGATCGTCAGCTTCTCCACGGACGAGACGGCACGGTCGGGCTTCGGGCCGTTCACGCCGGGCTTCAAGATCGTCCCGTACAACGATCCGGCGGCCCTCGAGGCGGCGGTCGACGAGACGACGGCGGCGGTGCTGATCGAGCCGATCCAGGGCGAGGCCGGCGTACTCATCCCCGACGACGGCTACCTCGCGGGCGTGCGGGAGCTGACCCGCCGCAAGGGCTGCCTGTTCATCGCGGACGAGATCCAGTCCGGCCTCGGCCGCACCGGGCGCACGCTCGCCGTCGACCACGAGGACGTCGTCCCGGACGTCCTGCTGCTGGGCAAGGCGCTCGGCGGCGGCATCGTGCCGGTGTCCGCGGTCGTCGGGTCCCGGGAGGTGCTCGGGGTGCTGCGGCCGGGTGAGCACGGGTCGACGTTCGGCGGCAACCCGCTGGCCGCGGCGGTCGGCACGGCGGTGGTCGGGCTCCTGGAGACGGGCGAGTTCCAGCTCCGGGCGGCCGAGCTGGGCAAGGTGCTGCACGAGGGGCTCGTCGAGCTGGTCGGCCGGGGTGTCGTCGGCTTCCGCTCGCGGGGCCTGTGGGCGGGCGTGGACGTGGATCCGGCGATCGGCACCGGGCGGGAGATCGGCGAACGCCTGATGCGGGAGGGTGTCCTGGCCAAGGACACCCACGGCTCCACGATCCGGCTGGCGCCGCCGCTGACCATCACCGAGGAGGAACTGCGCTCGGCGCTCGCCTCCCTGGAGAAGGTGCTGGCCGCCTGA
- a CDS encoding DedA family protein, translated as MAPPLPGPLEHLAPLLSHYGYWAVGGVVLVEDFGVPAPGETILIAAGVYAGAGQLDVVAVALIAFAAAVVGDNIGYLVGHLGGRPFVHRWGRYIFLTPERFAAAERFFGRHGGKIVVVARFIEGLRQANGIIAGTTGMHWLRFLAFNALGAALWVGLWVSLAYVAGTHIDTVYAEISRYQVYVLVALAVLVVALIARHLLRRRRRQD; from the coding sequence ATGGCCCCTCCGCTTCCGGGTCCGCTGGAGCACCTGGCACCGCTGCTCAGCCACTACGGGTACTGGGCCGTGGGCGGCGTGGTCCTCGTGGAGGACTTCGGCGTCCCCGCGCCGGGCGAGACGATCCTGATCGCGGCCGGGGTGTATGCCGGGGCCGGGCAGCTCGACGTCGTGGCCGTGGCCCTGATCGCGTTCGCCGCGGCCGTCGTCGGCGACAACATCGGCTACCTCGTCGGCCATCTCGGCGGACGTCCCTTCGTGCACCGCTGGGGCCGGTACATCTTCCTGACGCCGGAGCGGTTCGCGGCGGCCGAGCGGTTCTTCGGCCGGCACGGCGGCAAGATCGTCGTGGTGGCCCGGTTCATCGAGGGCCTGCGCCAGGCCAACGGCATCATCGCCGGGACCACGGGCATGCACTGGCTCCGCTTCCTCGCCTTCAACGCGCTCGGCGCGGCGCTGTGGGTCGGCCTGTGGGTGAGCCTCGCCTACGTGGCGGGCACGCACATCGACACGGTCTACGCCGAGATCAGCCGCTACCAGGTGTACGTGCTCGTGGCGCTCGCGGTTCTCGTCGTCGCGCTGATCGCGCGGCACCTGCTGCGGCGCAGGCGCCGCCAGGACTGA
- a CDS encoding Lrp/AsnC family transcriptional regulator: MNSRPAPFDELDRKILTALMANARSSFAEIGAAVGLSATAVKRRVDRLRESGVITGFTATVKPAALGWRTEAYVEVYCEGAAPPRRLAEVVRHHPEITAAMTVTGGADALLHVRARDVEHFEEVLERIRTEPFIRKTISVMVLSHLLPDSPEAGASQPAPPDASDVR, encoded by the coding sequence ATGAACAGCAGGCCGGCACCGTTCGACGAACTCGACCGGAAGATCCTCACCGCTCTGATGGCGAACGCCCGCAGCAGTTTCGCCGAGATCGGCGCCGCCGTCGGCCTGTCCGCGACGGCCGTCAAGCGGCGCGTGGACCGGCTGCGCGAGAGCGGCGTGATCACCGGGTTCACGGCCACGGTGAAGCCGGCGGCGCTGGGCTGGCGCACGGAGGCGTACGTCGAGGTGTACTGCGAGGGCGCGGCCCCGCCGAGGCGGCTGGCGGAGGTGGTGCGCCACCATCCGGAGATCACGGCGGCGATGACGGTGACCGGCGGCGCGGACGCGCTGCTGCATGTGCGGGCGCGGGACGTGGAGCACTTCGAGGAGGTGCTGGAACGCATCCGTACGGAGCCGTTCATCCGCAAGACGATCAGCGTGATGGTGCTGTCCCACCTGCTGCCGGACAGTCCTGAGGCGGGCGCCAGCCAGCCGGCCCCGCCGGACGCATCAGACGTGCGCTGA
- the ddaH gene encoding dimethylargininase produces the protein MPESRVPRRRRFLVCEPRHFAVQYAINPWMHPDVPVDVPLAQEQWHELTRVYRAHGHTVDTVEPVPGLPDMVFAANAAVVVDGRVFGSLFRAPERRPESLPYDTWFKSAGFDVYRPESVCEGEGDFVPAGRWILAGTGFRTTREAHREAQEFLGAPVIGLTLVDPYFYHLDTALFVLDDEGEGNIAYYPDAFSPGSREVLARLYPDALIATREDAMSFGLNSVSDGHHVFISPGATALADQLADRGYVPVPVDLSEFHKAGGGIKCCTQEIR, from the coding sequence GTGCCCGAATCCCGTGTGCCGCGCCGGCGGCGCTTCCTCGTCTGCGAACCCAGACACTTCGCCGTGCAGTACGCGATCAACCCCTGGATGCATCCCGACGTCCCCGTGGACGTGCCCCTGGCCCAGGAGCAGTGGCACGAGCTGACGCGCGTCTACCGCGCCCACGGCCACACCGTCGACACCGTGGAGCCCGTGCCCGGACTGCCCGACATGGTCTTCGCCGCCAACGCGGCGGTGGTCGTGGACGGCCGCGTCTTCGGCTCCCTGTTCCGCGCGCCCGAGCGCCGTCCGGAGTCCCTTCCCTACGACACGTGGTTCAAGTCGGCCGGCTTCGACGTCTACCGCCCCGAGTCGGTCTGCGAGGGCGAGGGCGACTTCGTGCCGGCCGGCCGCTGGATCCTGGCGGGCACCGGCTTCCGCACCACCCGTGAGGCCCATCGCGAGGCGCAGGAGTTCCTCGGCGCCCCGGTGATCGGCCTGACCCTGGTGGACCCGTACTTCTACCACCTGGACACGGCGCTGTTCGTGCTCGACGACGAGGGCGAGGGGAACATCGCGTACTACCCGGACGCGTTCTCGCCGGGCAGCCGCGAGGTGCTCGCCAGGCTGTACCCGGACGCGCTGATCGCCACCCGGGAGGACGCCATGTCCTTCGGCCTGAACTCCGTCTCGGACGGCCACCACGTCTTCATCTCGCCCGGGGCCACCGCCCTGGCCGATCAGCTCGCCGACCGCGGCTACGTCCCCGTCCCCGTCGACCTGTCCGAGTTCCACAAGGCCGGCGGCGGAATCAAGTGCTGCACCCAGGAGATCCGCTGA